A single window of Pseudanabaena sp. BC1403 DNA harbors:
- the gpmI gene encoding 2,3-bisphosphoglycerate-independent phosphoglycerate mutase: MQTGSVSPLVLIILDGWGYREETEGNAIIAANTPVMDSLWSTYPKTLLQASGKDVGLPKGQMGNSEVGHLNIGAGRVVPQELVRISDAVDDGSLLTNSVLVQVCEKVRANHSKLHLIGLCSDGGVHSHIDHLLGLLDLAKSQQIDDVCIHVITDGRDTLPHSGINFIKLLQAHIKKIGVGRIVTVSGRYFVMDRDKRWDRVQKAYEVMTNDQITTELTEPTDLLEAAYKEKVTDEFLPPTRVAHGAIASGDGVICFNFRPDRSREITQALVANNFTGFERDYIEDLTYTTFTQYDSALPVPVAFLPQNLTNLLGPVVAKHGLKQFRLAETEKYAHVTYFFDGGLEEASEGDDRVLVNSPRVSTYDQEPAMSASEVTRIASEAIAKRIYSLIVINYANPDMVGHTGNFEATVKALEHVDKCLGKLLSSISNAGGTALITADHGNAEYMCDEHGNPWTAHSSNPVPFILIEGEGCKIYGHGADVKLKPSGGRLADIAPTILEILKVPQPEEMTGISLLETAIYELQSVKTPVKIGK; this comes from the coding sequence CTCCACTGGTTCTGATCATTTTGGACGGCTGGGGATATAGGGAAGAAACCGAGGGCAATGCGATCATCGCAGCAAATACTCCCGTCATGGATAGCCTATGGAGTACCTACCCCAAAACCCTCCTACAAGCCTCAGGGAAAGATGTTGGCTTACCAAAAGGTCAAATGGGCAACTCTGAAGTTGGGCATTTAAACATTGGTGCAGGTCGAGTTGTTCCTCAAGAATTAGTTAGGATTTCTGATGCTGTCGATGATGGCTCGTTGTTGACAAATTCTGTGCTAGTCCAAGTTTGTGAAAAGGTCAGAGCCAACCATAGCAAATTGCATCTTATAGGGCTTTGCTCCGATGGCGGCGTGCATTCACATATTGATCATCTATTGGGATTACTAGATTTAGCCAAATCCCAACAAATTGATGATGTCTGCATTCATGTGATTACTGATGGACGCGACACTTTGCCCCATTCAGGGATCAACTTTATTAAGCTTTTACAGGCACATATTAAAAAGATTGGTGTCGGACGCATTGTCACAGTTAGCGGGCGTTATTTTGTCATGGATCGCGACAAGCGTTGGGATCGCGTTCAAAAAGCCTATGAAGTCATGACAAATGATCAAATCACCACTGAGCTAACTGAACCAACGGATTTGTTGGAAGCTGCCTACAAAGAAAAAGTTACCGACGAATTTTTACCGCCAACTCGAGTTGCCCATGGCGCGATCGCCTCAGGTGATGGTGTAATTTGCTTTAATTTCCGTCCCGATCGTTCCCGCGAGATCACTCAAGCTCTTGTTGCTAATAACTTTACAGGTTTTGAACGCGATTATATTGAGGATCTCACCTATACCACATTTACACAGTACGATAGCGCTTTGCCTGTCCCTGTTGCTTTTTTACCCCAAAACTTGACTAATTTGCTGGGGCCAGTAGTTGCTAAGCATGGACTGAAGCAATTTCGCCTAGCCGAGACTGAGAAATATGCCCATGTCACCTATTTCTTTGATGGTGGTCTGGAAGAAGCTAGTGAAGGTGATGATCGTGTGCTGGTAAATAGTCCAAGGGTATCTACCTACGATCAAGAACCTGCCATGTCTGCTAGTGAGGTGACACGCATCGCATCTGAAGCGATCGCTAAACGCATTTACTCGCTAATCGTGATTAACTACGCTAACCCTGACATGGTGGGGCATACTGGCAACTTTGAAGCTACGGTCAAGGCTCTTGAACATGTAGATAAATGTTTGGGCAAATTATTATCTAGTATCTCCAATGCAGGCGGTACGGCTTTAATCACCGCAGATCATGGCAATGCTGAATATATGTGCGATGAGCATGGCAATCCTTGGACTGCCCACTCCAGCAATCCTGTACCATTTATTTTGATAGAGGGTGAAGGATGCAAGATCTATGGTCACGGTGCTGATGTCAAGCTCAAGCCTTCAGGTGGTCGTCTAGCGGACATTGCGCCTACAATTTTAGAAATCCTGAAAGTCCCGCAACCAGAAGAAATGACAGGCATTTCTTTGCTGGAAACAGCAATTTATGAGCTACAGAGCGTCAAAACTCCAGTCAAAATTGGTAAATAG
- a CDS encoding dienelactone hydrolase family protein — translation MPKLTRRKFIAISSLTAGFAIAVQPISAKTITTDRKGIIAGEVKIPVKDGIIPAYRARPTFGKDFPVILVVQEIFGVHAYIQDVCRRLAKLGYLAIAPEMFYRQGDVSKLTDIAEIRKVVSKVPDAQVMSDLDATVAWAMKSAKGDPNKLGITGFCWGGRITWLYSAHNPKVKAGVAWYGRLVGESTALTPKHPVDIATSLQVPILGLYGGKDTGIPLDTVEQMRDRLKGGSTKSEIVVYPDAPHAFHADYRPSYRQTEAEDGWKRLQAWFKENGVA, via the coding sequence ATGCCAAAACTGACCAGACGCAAGTTCATTGCGATTAGTAGTCTAACGGCTGGCTTTGCGATCGCCGTACAGCCAATTTCTGCCAAAACAATTACTACTGATCGCAAGGGGATCATCGCAGGTGAAGTCAAAATTCCTGTCAAAGATGGCATAATTCCCGCCTATCGGGCTAGACCTACTTTTGGCAAAGATTTCCCTGTCATCTTAGTTGTCCAAGAGATTTTTGGAGTTCATGCTTATATTCAAGATGTTTGTCGTCGCTTAGCCAAATTAGGTTATTTAGCGATCGCCCCTGAAATGTTTTATCGCCAAGGCGATGTGTCAAAACTGACGGATATTGCTGAGATTCGCAAAGTGGTTAGTAAAGTACCTGACGCGCAGGTAATGTCTGACCTTGATGCAACCGTGGCATGGGCGATGAAATCTGCGAAGGGAGATCCAAACAAACTGGGAATTACAGGTTTTTGCTGGGGTGGCCGAATCACTTGGCTCTATTCTGCCCATAACCCCAAAGTTAAGGCTGGGGTGGCATGGTATGGCAGACTAGTGGGCGAATCAACCGCACTCACGCCCAAACATCCCGTTGATATCGCCACGAGTTTACAAGTGCCAATTTTAGGACTCTATGGTGGCAAAGATACGGGCATTCCTTTAGATACGGTTGAGCAAATGCGCGATCGCCTTAAAGGTGGCAGTACCAAATCTGAGATCGTCGTTTATCCTGACGCGCCTCACGCTTTTCACGCCGATTATCGTCCTTCCTATAGACAGACCGAAGCCGAAGATGGATGGAAACGTTTACAGGCTTGGTTTAAGGAAAATGGAGTTGCCTAA
- a CDS encoding SDR family oxidoreductase, which translates to MQNKVVVVVGATGGIGAALVPKLAEAGAKLVLVARDVDKLEELVNNLEDDYDIEAIAVPTDITKYEQVEAMVQKAIAKFGQIDVLVNAAGAGVMKQFLRIEPQELDHMLDLNLKGNFYTSQVVANAMKDRKIGHICNVIGILGKHPMAMASAYCASKFGAIGFSKCMADELRRLGIKVTLFYFGGIDSPFWDNVSLKVDRSKMLTTETAANAIMFALSADPQAVPMEINIQPESHLFF; encoded by the coding sequence ATGCAAAATAAAGTTGTTGTCGTTGTCGGTGCAACAGGCGGAATTGGTGCGGCACTTGTACCAAAACTAGCTGAAGCAGGAGCGAAGTTAGTTCTTGTAGCTAGAGATGTTGATAAGTTAGAAGAGCTAGTCAACAATCTGGAAGATGACTACGACATTGAGGCGATCGCAGTTCCCACAGATATCACTAAGTATGAGCAAGTCGAAGCGATGGTGCAGAAAGCGATCGCCAAGTTTGGACAGATTGATGTCTTAGTGAATGCCGCAGGTGCGGGTGTGATGAAGCAATTCCTTCGCATTGAACCTCAAGAACTTGACCATATGCTGGATCTTAATCTCAAGGGAAATTTCTATACCAGTCAAGTGGTTGCTAATGCAATGAAGGATCGCAAGATTGGTCATATCTGTAATGTAATTGGCATTCTTGGCAAACATCCCATGGCTATGGCATCAGCTTATTGTGCATCAAAATTTGGGGCGATCGGATTTAGCAAATGTATGGCAGATGAGCTTCGTCGTTTGGGGATTAAGGTGACTCTATTTTATTTTGGGGGAATTGATTCGCCATTCTGGGATAATGTCAGCCTGAAGGTTGATCGCAGCAAAATGCTAACGACTGAAACAGCGGCAAATGCAATCATGTTTGCGCTCTCAGCCGATCCACAAGCCGTACCGATGGAAATCAATATTCAACCCGAAAGCCATTTATTCTTTTAA
- a CDS encoding DedA family protein, with protein sequence MHFEFFSLEIIQEWTQQYGYWIIFLGIMLENAGIPLPGETITLVGGFLAGNGELRYPLVLLCTVAGAILGDSAGYWLGRWGGLPALEKIGKLFRMPSDEIAIAREKFRGSADRAVFFGRFIAILRIFAGPMAGLSGMPYSRFLFFNATGAIVWATVTTGVAYYAGTLIPLEALVSGVVRISSIILSGVVLWFASPPAFRWLKARFISWRNANKPQSSKPSQPTLQSAQEPPVLLSITEDKVMVKIEKD encoded by the coding sequence ATGCATTTTGAGTTTTTTTCGCTAGAAATTATTCAAGAATGGACGCAGCAGTATGGATACTGGATTATATTCTTAGGCATCATGCTTGAGAATGCAGGTATCCCATTACCAGGGGAGACGATCACCTTAGTTGGTGGATTTTTAGCTGGAAATGGTGAGTTGCGATATCCATTAGTTTTGCTATGCACTGTCGCAGGAGCGATCTTAGGAGACAGTGCAGGTTACTGGTTAGGACGTTGGGGAGGCTTGCCAGCATTAGAAAAAATCGGCAAGTTGTTTCGGATGCCCAGCGATGAAATTGCGATCGCACGTGAAAAATTTCGCGGTAGCGCTGATCGGGCCGTCTTTTTTGGGCGCTTTATAGCTATTCTACGAATCTTTGCTGGTCCAATGGCGGGCTTGTCAGGGATGCCATACTCTCGATTTCTATTTTTTAACGCCACAGGGGCGATCGTTTGGGCAACAGTCACCACTGGAGTCGCTTACTACGCAGGCACATTAATTCCCCTAGAGGCGCTAGTCTCTGGAGTTGTTAGGATTAGTTCAATTATTCTAAGCGGTGTAGTTCTATGGTTTGCTTCGCCCCCTGCATTCCGATGGCTTAAGGCAAGATTTATCAGCTGGCGCAATGCAAATAAACCTCAATCTTCAAAACCTAGTCAACCTACTCTCCAATCTGCTCAAGAGCCACCTGTACTCTTATCAATCACTGAAGATAAAGTGATGGTGAAAATAGAAAAAGATTAA
- a CDS encoding NIL domain-containing protein yields the protein MKKRVNLTFPKRSISIPITYRLAKDFNIAANIIRAQVAPNKVGKMVLELSGDIDQLEEAMDWMRSQDIEVSLHGREIVIDDTACVDCGLCTGVCPTEALTLDPKTFQLNFLRSRCVVCEQCITACPVNAISINL from the coding sequence ATGAAAAAAAGAGTTAATCTTACCTTCCCCAAGCGATCAATCAGCATTCCGATCACCTATCGGCTTGCCAAAGATTTTAATATTGCCGCCAATATAATTCGCGCCCAAGTTGCCCCCAATAAAGTTGGCAAAATGGTGCTGGAGCTATCAGGCGATATTGACCAACTTGAAGAAGCGATGGACTGGATGCGATCGCAAGATATAGAGGTTTCATTACATGGGCGCGAAATTGTGATCGATGATACTGCCTGTGTCGATTGTGGCTTATGTACTGGTGTTTGCCCCACTGAAGCATTGACCCTCGATCCGAAGACTTTTCAGCTTAACTTTCTGCGATCTCGCTGTGTGGTGTGCGAACAATGCATTACTGCATGTCCTGTTAACGCGATATCTATCAACCTATAG